The Apibacter raozihei DNA segment ATTTATACCGCAAAATCAAGGGGATTGATATAGGAATGACATTATAATATTTATAAGCAGAAATTAGTTATTTTTGCATTTGAAAAAACAGTATAACACGGAGATAGGGAGACATGCAGATATCAGGTGACACATTAAAAGAATTAGAATACCAGAAAATACTAGAAGAAATAGTACCTTTTTGTCATTCGGAAAAAGCTAAAGAGGTAATTAGAAATCTTCGTCCGCTCAAAAAAGATAGTATAAAAGAAAATCTTTATTGCGTTAATGAGTATTTGGGAAGTTTTAGTAATGAAAACAGAATTCCATTCAGGGAATATGATGATATTGAAACAGAGCTTAAAATGCTTTTAATTGAAAATTTTACACTTGAGGCACGTTCTTTTCATAAAATCAGAAATTTATCTCAATTGATAAATTCACTGATTGTTCACTTCGAAAAATTTAAAGATTATTTTCCTACCTTACACAAACAACTTTCTCATGTTGAATTTACCAAAGAGATTATACTTTTGGTGAATAAGGTATTTAATCGTTTTGGGGAAGTGAAAAATGATGCAACCCTCACTCTTCAAAACCTAAGAGAGCAAATGCAGCTGGTTAGAAAGGCTATTCAGGAAAATTTTGATAAAACCGTTACTCATTTTTCTCAAACCGGTGTATTAGATGAAATAAGGGAAAGTGTTGTAGACGATCAACGGGTATTGGCTGTAAAATCCTCTTTAAAAAAATCAGTTAAAGGTAGAGTGTTAGGTTTTTCTAAAACCGGATCCATCTGTTTTATCTTGCCGGAATCTGTAATTCAGCCAAATGTAAGATTATTAGAATTGCTTAGTCAGGAAAAAAAAGAAATTGAAAAAATACTATTTGATCTTACTCAAAAAATTCTTGAATTCTACCCTTTATTGGAAAAGTATCAGGCATATATTTATGAGCTTGATGTTATTCACGCAAAAGCCAGATATGCAGATGAACTGAATGCTATATTACCGGAAATTACTACTAAGCAGGAAATTTATATTATTGATGCCTATCATCCTATTTTATACTTGACGAATAAGAGAGAGAAAAAGTCTACGATTCCTCAGACTCTTGCTTTGGATGAAAACACCCGTATTATATGTATTTCAGGCCCTAATGCCGGAGGAAAAAGTATTACATTAAAGACTGTGGGTTTGGTGCAACTTATGATTCAAAGCGGAATATTAGTCCCTGTACATCCTAAATCCAGGATAGGTTTTTTTAATAAAATTCTTACTGATATAGGGGATAATCAATCTATAGAGAATCAGTTAAGTACGTATAGTTCCCGATTAAGAAAGATGCAACAGATAATTAAGCAGTCTGATCATCAAACCTTATTATTGATTGATGAATTTGGAACAGGTTCTGATCCCGAATTGGGTGGAGCTTTGGCTGAATCTTTCCTTGAATATTTTTATGAAACACAATCCTACGGTATTATAACTACACATTACACCAATATTAAATTAAGGATCGAAGAACTGACACATACCCGCAATGCTTCCATGTTATTTAATGAGAAAAGCCTTCAGCCTATTTACAAATTGGAGATAGGACAGGTAGGAAGTTCTTTTACTTTTGAAGTGGCTGAAAAAAATAAAATTCCTAAAGAAATAATTCAGAACGCTCGTGAAAAAATTGAAAAAGATAAAGTAAATCTGGATAAAACTATTGTGCGTCTGCAACAGGAAAAATATCAGGTAGAAAAGCTGAAAGGAGATTTAAATAAACAGATTGACCATTCCGAAGAAAAAACAAAGGAACTTTCCAATACTATAAACAGCTATAAACAAAAGTTAGTGAATTTTCAG contains these protein-coding regions:
- a CDS encoding endonuclease MutS2 encodes the protein MQISGDTLKELEYQKILEEIVPFCHSEKAKEVIRNLRPLKKDSIKENLYCVNEYLGSFSNENRIPFREYDDIETELKMLLIENFTLEARSFHKIRNLSQLINSLIVHFEKFKDYFPTLHKQLSHVEFTKEIILLVNKVFNRFGEVKNDATLTLQNLREQMQLVRKAIQENFDKTVTHFSQTGVLDEIRESVVDDQRVLAVKSSLKKSVKGRVLGFSKTGSICFILPESVIQPNVRLLELLSQEKKEIEKILFDLTQKILEFYPLLEKYQAYIYELDVIHAKARYADELNAILPEITTKQEIYIIDAYHPILYLTNKREKKSTIPQTLALDENTRIICISGPNAGGKSITLKTVGLVQLMIQSGILVPVHPKSRIGFFNKILTDIGDNQSIENQLSTYSSRLRKMQQIIKQSDHQTLLLIDEFGTGSDPELGGALAESFLEYFYETQSYGIITTHYTNIKLRIEELTHTRNASMLFNEKSLQPIYKLEIGQVGSSFTFEVAEKNKIPKEIIQNAREKIEKDKVNLDKTIVRLQQEKYQVEKLKGDLNKQIDHSEEKTKELSNTINSYKQKLVNFQKLYDEETRYNQLGQRFEKYIEGYSKGKSKKDIIKDFTKFLEQEKYKKTQVTEVEKIQTKKQRNKVKSELKKEEIKEQLEETKAEEIRTTVDRASQWMKEGKRVKIKGSSSAATIDKIEGETAFLNYGLFTTKISVYEIEKI